The following proteins come from a genomic window of Deinococcus sp. KSM4-11:
- a CDS encoding carbohydrate ABC transporter permease codes for MKPRRSLARLAMSALLLLFVLFLAFPVVWLLSTAFKPTAEIFTVASFFPKVPTLDNFAVAINDLGIMRSAANTFKVSVISALLTLGIATPAAYALARRATGVNRAVMVWILVTQTFPVILIIVPLFLILARAGLVNTHTGLILVYVVWSLPFVLWMLQGYIAGIPVELEEAAAVDGASQGQAIRHILVPLLVPALVATGLYAFINAWNEFFFALILLKSPELTTIQVNLSRLRGVEGLARWGPLAAGSVLATIPTLVLFAFMQRRLVSGLLAGGVKA; via the coding sequence ATGAAGCCCCGGAGATCCCTGGCGCGGCTGGCCATGTCGGCGCTGCTGCTGCTGTTCGTCCTCTTCCTGGCGTTTCCGGTGGTGTGGCTGCTCTCCACGGCCTTCAAGCCCACTGCTGAGATCTTTACGGTCGCGTCCTTCTTCCCAAAAGTTCCGACGCTCGACAACTTCGCGGTGGCCATCAATGACCTGGGGATCATGCGCAGCGCCGCGAACACCTTCAAGGTCAGCGTGATCTCTGCCCTGCTCACCCTTGGCATCGCGACGCCTGCCGCGTACGCCCTCGCCCGGCGCGCCACCGGCGTGAACCGCGCAGTCATGGTCTGGATTCTGGTCACGCAGACCTTCCCGGTGATCCTGATCATCGTGCCGCTCTTCCTGATCCTGGCGCGCGCCGGCCTGGTGAACACCCACACGGGCCTGATCCTGGTGTACGTCGTGTGGAGCCTGCCCTTCGTGCTGTGGATGCTGCAGGGCTACATCGCCGGCATTCCGGTCGAGCTGGAAGAGGCCGCCGCCGTCGACGGCGCCTCGCAGGGGCAGGCCATCCGGCATATCCTCGTCCCGCTGCTCGTGCCCGCCCTGGTCGCCACGGGACTGTACGCCTTCATCAACGCCTGGAACGAGTTCTTCTTCGCCCTGATCCTGCTCAAGTCCCCGGAGCTCACCACCATTCAGGTCAACCTCTCCCGGCTGCGCGGCGTCGAAGGCCTCGCCCGCTGGGGCCCGCTGGCGGCTGGGAGCGTTCTGGCCACCATCCCCACCCTCGTGCTCTTTGCCTTCATGCAGCGTCGCCTGGTCTCCGGGCTGCTGGCCGGCGGCGTCAAAGCCTAG
- a CDS encoding carbohydrate ABC transporter permease, which translates to MTMPREQATVPGGSGYARPNWWLFLPTLVPVVILSILPLLQGVYLAFTDYTLGAAQRHFIFLGNFSKMLSDRQFWTSFEIGAIWTVSVTVGVIVLGMCLALLLNAGLPGQAVARVLVLIPWAIPPVIKGMIWRLMYHPTSGFLNSVLLWAGVIDSPVDWLNDFAWALPAVIVVGIWTGLPQATVVLLAALQTIPGELKEAAALDGAGAWGQFRHVTLPLMMPVVLAVSALEFMWNFNSFGLVYTLTEGGPAGTTRLPMLFAYEEAFKYGNIAYASALGMAIVVIIGLVLFYSVRSQFRTAVQEQA; encoded by the coding sequence ATGACCATGCCGCGCGAGCAGGCGACCGTGCCTGGCGGCAGCGGGTACGCGCGGCCGAACTGGTGGCTGTTCTTGCCGACCCTGGTGCCGGTCGTGATCCTCTCGATCCTGCCGCTGCTCCAGGGCGTGTACCTGGCCTTCACGGACTACACCCTCGGCGCGGCGCAGCGGCATTTCATCTTCCTCGGCAACTTCTCGAAGATGCTGTCCGACCGTCAGTTCTGGACATCCTTCGAAATCGGTGCCATCTGGACGGTCAGCGTGACGGTCGGCGTGATCGTGCTCGGAATGTGCCTGGCGCTGCTGCTCAACGCGGGGCTGCCCGGCCAGGCGGTGGCGCGGGTGCTGGTGCTCATCCCCTGGGCCATTCCACCGGTCATCAAGGGCATGATCTGGCGCCTGATGTACCACCCGACGAGCGGGTTCCTGAACAGCGTCCTGCTGTGGGCCGGCGTGATCGACTCGCCGGTCGATTGGCTCAACGACTTCGCGTGGGCGCTGCCCGCCGTGATCGTGGTCGGCATCTGGACGGGGCTCCCGCAGGCCACCGTGGTGCTGCTGGCCGCCCTGCAGACCATTCCCGGAGAGCTCAAGGAGGCGGCCGCGCTGGACGGCGCCGGCGCCTGGGGGCAGTTCCGGCACGTCACCCTGCCGCTGATGATGCCGGTGGTGCTGGCGGTCAGTGCGCTGGAATTCATGTGGAACTTCAATTCCTTCGGCCTGGTGTACACCCTCACCGAGGGTGGGCCGGCCGGCACGACGCGGCTGCCCATGCTCTTCGCGTATGAGGAGGCCTTCAAGTACGGCAACATCGCCTACGCGTCCGCGCTCGGCATGGCCATCGTGGTGATCATCGGGCTGGTGCTCTTCTACAGCGTCCGCAGCCAGTTCCGCACGGCCGTGCAGGAGCAGGCATGA
- a CDS encoding LacI family DNA-binding transcriptional regulator, which produces MREVKDGLTVRPSAPAGLDFPRSIPLLLKRFKNKVSGVEMTSEVSDAFAKKATIHEVARRAGVSIGTVSLALNGSTRCSPVTARRVREAAEALNYLPNHAARSLRSQSTETIALVIPDIGNPVYVAMARAVQEVVKSRGYHLSLISTDGHVQEEVHALGTLSQRRVDGMILCSLRMTEPLVAALKSAPGPVAVIGALAEVIRTDNVQVNSEYGVALAIDHLVEQRRRRIAFLNGPADTVPATIRGRGYTEALRRHGLDRPRTCHAEYSVAGGHQAAGTLLDEHPDLDALFCANDLMAIGAMKRLRELGRRVPDDVAVVGMDDIPEGLICTPTLSTVSLLATERARIAATMLLDRLTGGSEHDVQSVMVAPTLIVRESSRVAGKRP; this is translated from the coding sequence ATGAGGGAGGTCAAAGATGGCCTCACCGTCCGCCCGTCCGCGCCAGCAGGGCTTGACTTCCCGCGCTCCATACCATTACTGTTAAAACGTTTCAAAAACAAAGTGTCGGGGGTCGAAATGACGTCTGAGGTGAGTGATGCCTTTGCAAAAAAGGCAACTATTCACGAGGTGGCCCGGCGTGCCGGGGTCTCGATTGGTACCGTCTCGCTGGCGCTCAACGGCAGCACGCGCTGCTCCCCCGTGACCGCGCGTCGGGTTCGGGAAGCCGCCGAGGCGCTCAATTACCTGCCCAACCACGCCGCGCGAAGCCTGCGGAGCCAATCCACCGAAACCATCGCGCTGGTGATCCCCGATATCGGGAACCCCGTGTACGTGGCTATGGCCCGGGCGGTGCAAGAGGTCGTCAAATCCCGCGGCTATCACTTGTCATTGATCAGCACGGATGGTCACGTCCAGGAGGAGGTGCACGCCCTGGGTACCCTCTCGCAGCGCCGCGTGGACGGCATGATCCTGTGTTCGTTGCGGATGACCGAACCGCTGGTCGCCGCCCTGAAGAGTGCTCCAGGGCCGGTCGCGGTGATCGGTGCGCTGGCTGAGGTGATTCGTACCGATAACGTGCAGGTCAACTCCGAATATGGTGTCGCGCTGGCAATCGATCACCTGGTCGAGCAACGCCGACGGCGCATCGCCTTTCTCAACGGCCCCGCGGACACGGTTCCGGCGACCATTCGCGGCCGGGGATACACCGAGGCGCTCAGGCGCCACGGCCTGGATCGACCGAGGACGTGCCACGCGGAGTACAGCGTGGCCGGGGGCCACCAGGCGGCGGGAACACTGCTCGACGAGCACCCGGATCTCGACGCTCTGTTCTGTGCCAACGACCTGATGGCCATCGGAGCCATGAAGCGCCTGCGCGAACTTGGCCGACGGGTGCCGGATGACGTGGCCGTCGTCGGCATGGATGACATCCCCGAGGGCCTGATCTGCACGCCCACCCTGAGCACCGTGTCCCTCCTGGCCACGGAGCGGGCCCGAATCGCGGCCACCATGCTGCTCGACCGACTGACCGGCGGCAGCGAACACGACGTGCAGAGCGTCATGGTGGCGCCCACATTGATCGTGCGCGAGTCCAGTCGCGTGGCCGGGAAACGCCCATGA